A segment of the Embleya scabrispora genome:
GGTTGTCGGCGGGGATCCTTCAGGCCGCCGGTGGTTCCGGCATCACGGGCGCCATCCAGTACGGTGCCGGCGCCTTCGCGGGATCGGTGGCGCTGGGCTTGCTGGTCACCACGTCGCTGAAGATTCTGTGATCGAGCGGAGCGGAGCGTCCGAGGTCGGCGGCCGCAAGGAGGTGTGGCGGGCGGTGGACGATCTGTGCGGACACACGGCTGTCTCTGTCGGCTACCGCCTCGCACTTCAGGTGATGTTCGTGCGGTGTACGTCGCGTTCGAGTGCGCCGGGGGTGGAGTCCACCGGCAATCGGCGGCAGGTGGTCGTCGAGCCTTGGGCTCTGTTGGTGGCTGCTTCGAAGGATGAGGGCACACGCGCGGGTTTCGGGTCGATGGAGCGAGTTCTGCGTGAGGCGTGGCAGGTGGGTATCGGGCGATCGGTCGGATCGGAGGCGGGGGCCGGGATCGGGGAGGCGAACCTTTCGACCGTCGCCGATCGGCAGTTGGCCGAACTTGTCGCGTGTGTCGAAGCGGCCGAAGGGCCGCACGAGTTGTTCGCCGCATGCCTGGATCGGTTTTCCCGGCGCCTGGGTCGAGGTGGGGACTACTTCACGCCTCGAGGCGTGAGTCGGTTGATGGTCGCGGTCGCCGACCCCCGCGGCGGCGAGCGAATCCTGGATCCGGTGTGCGGCTCGGCAGGACTTCTCGTGGACGCCGCCCGCGCCGCCGGAACACGGAGCAGCGATGGGGGCCGGGTCCGACTGCATGGCCGTGACGTCAACGTCGAGGCTCGTCTGGTGGCCGCGATGAACCTGGCTCTGCATTCCCTGGAGGCCGACCTCGGACCGTCGGCGGTCGACAGTCTCCTGACCGGTCCCACACGCGTCGGCTGCGATGTGGTCCTGGCGAATCCGCCGTTCGGTACCAAGAGCTGGGGTCACGACGCGCTCGCGGCGGACGAACGATGGCGGTGGGGCACACCGCCCCCGGGCAACGCCGACTTCGCCTGGATTCAGCACGTACTGGCCGAACTCTGCGATCGGGGCCGTGCGGTCGTGCTGCTCGGCGATGGGGCGGCCAAGAGCGTCCGCACCGGCGAACGGGAGATCCGAGGACATCTGGTCGGATCGGACATGGTGGCCGCCGTGGTGGCCCTGCCCGCTCACCTGTTCCCACACTCCCCCGTGTCCGCGTGCCTGTGGTTTCTCAGTCGCGACAAACGTGCGCACCCCCGGTGGGGGCGTACCGGACGTACCGATCAGATCCTGTTCGTGAACGCCCGCGCGCTGGAACGACGCGACGGGAAGGGACGGCGCTCGCTGGGCGACGCCGACATCGAACGTGTCCGACGAACCTTCTCAATGTGGCGCGGCAGCGACGCGGACTCCGGCGCCGGCGCGCTATCCGATGTCGAGGAGTACGCCGACGAGAGTGGATGGTGTCGGTCGGTCTCCCGCCGCGAGGTCGAGGCGGCCGGCTGGGATCTGTCGCCGGCCCTCCACGTCCCGCCCAGGGCAGAGGCGTCGGAGGGGACGGACGCCCCGGCGGCTTTGCGAAACGCTCTGTACGGGCATTTCGCCGACGCGTCAAGCCTGGACCGGACGTTGCGTCGGGTGTTGGGGAACGCATGAGCGGCCCGGATGCGGACGCCGGACGAACGCCGCCGTCCTCGGAGTGGTCCCGGCACGCGCTCTCGGAACTGCTGGGAGTCGCGTCGGTCACATACGGAGTCGTCGATGCCGGACAGCACGTATCGGACGGGGTCCCGCTGCTCCAGGCCGGGAACATCGTGGGCGGTGTCGTCGACGATCGCATCGCACCGATGCGGATCTCGGCGAGCATCGACGCGACGCACTCCCGGACGCGACTTCGATCCGGAGATCTCGTCGTGGTGCTCATCGGTCGCGTCGGCGAGACGGCCATCGTCACCGACGCGCACGACGGATGGAACGTGGCCCGCTCCGTCGGTGTCGTCAAATTCACCGACTCCGGCCGCCGACTCGGTATCGGCGCGTGGCTGCACGGGTGGCTCCGCACTCCGACGGCCCGCGAGTGGTGCCGTCGCAAATCCGATGCCTCGGCGCACTCCACGCTCAACATCGCGGCGTTGAGGGCGTTGTCCGTCCCCTTGCCGCCCGAAGAACTGCGGCTACCGGCCCTACGCATGATGGATCTGATCGATCGACGGTCCGCAGTCAACCGGGAGATCACCGAGCGCGCGCTCGAACTCGCGGACGCGCACTTCGCCCGCTGGAGGCGCCGGTGGCTCACATCGACGCAACGGCTGGGCGCCGTGGCGCTCGTGTCCGGCGGTGGTTCGCCCCGTTCGTCCGCCAGCGAGGGGGTGGCGTGGGTCTCCCCCGCCGAAATCCTCCGCAGCGACATCGGCTGTCTGGACAGGACGGCCAAGTCGACATCCGCCGACGCAGCCCCCGTGCGCGCCCCCGGAACGCTTCTGCTGGCGCCGCGGCCCGGCATGGTCAGGACCGTCATGTCCCGGATCGCCGTGGTCCCCGCGCGAGGCATCGCCGCGCTGTACCTCGACGACGAGGCCGATCGCATGTGGCTCCTTCACGAACTGCGCTCCAGAAGCGAGGACCTCGCACGGTGCACCCAGGGAGAACAGGCACGGGAGATGAGTGTGCGAAGGCTCTCCGGGCTCGATGTGTGCTGGCCCGACCGCGAGACCCGCGAACGTTTCGCCGAAGTCGCGATCCCTCTGCACGAACGCGCCTACACCGCCTCGACGGAGAATCGAGTCCTCGAAGCGATGAACGTGTCCGTCATGATCCCCGACGCCGAACAATCGTGAGTCACCGTACGCCGACGACCGGACCAAGGAACCCACACGATGCCCTCACGCAAACGCGCCGGAGAACGGGACGTTCCCGATCTGCTGTGGCAGGCCGTGTCCAGGTTGCGCGGCAGCATGGACACCGCCCGATACAAGCACTACGTCCTGGGACTGCTGTTTCTGCGGCATGCCTGGGCCGCGTTCACGGAACGCCGTGACGAGATCGCCCGGGAACTGGCCGACCTACCCGCCGCCACCCTGCAAACATTCCTCGAATCGCCGGACGAGTACACGTCCGAGGGGGTGCTGTGGATCCCCCCGGTCGCCCGCTGGGATGCCGTCACCGCCCACGCGCGCGCCGGGGAAGGCGAACTCGGCACGCTGCTGGACGGGGCGACACAAGCCCTGGCACGGCAACACCGGGACCTGCACGACGTGCTCCCTCGAATCTACGACCGCGCCCTCGTCGACCCGGTCCTGCTGCGGAACCTCGTGGACGTTCTCGACCGCCCCGGCCTCACCGGGCACCCCGGCCGTCGCGAGAGCGAGATCCTGCGCGAACTGTACGAGGCCCTCATCGAGCGCTTCGCCCGAGAAGAAGGAAAACGCGGCGCCGACTTCCACACACCGTCGAGCGTCACCGAACTGGTGGTCCAACTCCTGGAACCGTACGGGGGCCGAATCCACGACCCGTGCTGCGGCACCGGCGGCTTCCTGATCAAAGCGGGCAGATTCCTTGAAGCCCATCGCGGACGGGAGCACCGGGACGACATCGTCGTCTCGGGCCAGGAAATCAACCAGACCACGTGGCGGCTGGCCAGGATGAACCTGTCCTTGAGCGGCATGGACGGAGCAGGCGCCGGTGCTCGCTGGGCCGACACCCTGGCGGAGGATCTGCTGCCCGACCTCGACGCCGACTTCGTGATGTCGCATCCCCCCTTCAACACGAGAAACTGGGCACGGCGGCAAGACGACCCCCGATGGACATTCGGGGTTCCACCGCGAACCAACGCCAACTTCGCGTGGCTTCAACACGCCTGCGCCAAACTCGCCCCCACCGGAACCGCCGCAGTGGTATTGGCCAACGGCTCCCTGTCCACCAAGCAATCCGGCGAGGGCGCGATCCGTGCCGCCATGATCGACCAGGATCTCGTCGCCTGTCTCATCGCACTGCCGGAGAGGCTGTTCCCCAGCACCGCGATACCGGCCTGTGTATGGATCCTCGCCAAGGACAAGTCGCCCCAGGGAGCGTCGAAGCTGACCGACCGGCGCGGCCAGGTCCTCTTCGTGGACGCCAGCCGTCACGGCAGCCTGATCGACCGCGCCCAACGCGCCTTCGCCGACGACGAGATCGCGGCCATCGCCGACATCTACCGCGCCTGGCGGGGCACCCGCAGCGCCAGAGCTTCGAACACCGTGTACGAAGACGTCGCAGGCCTGTGTCGCTCCGTGCCGCTCACCGAGATCCGAGGCTGCGGACACGTCCTCACCCCGGGAAGATACGTCGAGGTGACGCCACTCGAGACGGCCCCCGACGACGCGCACATCGCCCGGTTGACCCACGACTTCCTCGCCCTTCTCGACAAGGCGGACAACCTGGCGAGCGACCTGCAACAAGAACTCCGGAACACGGCGAACGGCCTGCCGTGGACCTCCACGCCCTGACCCGAACACCCTGGCAGTCGAGGCTGCGGGCAGGGCCCCGTCGCGGACCTCCGGTCACGTGGCGACACGGAGAAGTTCCCCGACGGCGAGCGCGGAGCCGACGGTGGAACAAGGGGCATGAGCCGCGTGCGCCGGCATGAGCCGGCACATGCGTACGGGTCCGCGAACGCGGTTCCTTGCGCGCTGTCGCGGGTCGCCCGGGGTAACGCCGAGACGAGCGAGGCGTCGGGACGTTGGACGCGGTGCCGGTACGGAACCGATCGAACGCGCAGCGATGCGGATGGCGCGCCGCCCCGGCTGCTGGGCGAGTGCGGGGCAGGTCGGGGTCATAGCGCTCGGTCGCCGTATCGGGGGTGTTTTTCGTCGGCGTTCTTTGCCCAGTGCAAGGGAGCGGGGAGGACGGTGCGGTCGTCCCAGGAGACGGCTTGTTCGGTGAGGCGGGCGGCGAGGCCGATGAGGCGGTCGTGTTCCCAGCCGCCGTCGACGGGGATCGTGTACTGGACGGTCGCGGCGGCGTGCCAGTCGTCGCCGAGTGCGTCGGTGAGGGGCTCGGGGAGGGTCCA
Coding sequences within it:
- a CDS encoding N-6 DNA methylase, which translates into the protein MERVLREAWQVGIGRSVGSEAGAGIGEANLSTVADRQLAELVACVEAAEGPHELFAACLDRFSRRLGRGGDYFTPRGVSRLMVAVADPRGGERILDPVCGSAGLLVDAARAAGTRSSDGGRVRLHGRDVNVEARLVAAMNLALHSLEADLGPSAVDSLLTGPTRVGCDVVLANPPFGTKSWGHDALAADERWRWGTPPPGNADFAWIQHVLAELCDRGRAVVLLGDGAAKSVRTGEREIRGHLVGSDMVAAVVALPAHLFPHSPVSACLWFLSRDKRAHPRWGRTGRTDQILFVNARALERRDGKGRRSLGDADIERVRRTFSMWRGSDADSGAGALSDVEEYADESGWCRSVSRREVEAAGWDLSPALHVPPRAEASEGTDAPAALRNALYGHFADASSLDRTLRRVLGNA
- a CDS encoding type I restriction-modification system subunit M → MPSRKRAGERDVPDLLWQAVSRLRGSMDTARYKHYVLGLLFLRHAWAAFTERRDEIARELADLPAATLQTFLESPDEYTSEGVLWIPPVARWDAVTAHARAGEGELGTLLDGATQALARQHRDLHDVLPRIYDRALVDPVLLRNLVDVLDRPGLTGHPGRRESEILRELYEALIERFAREEGKRGADFHTPSSVTELVVQLLEPYGGRIHDPCCGTGGFLIKAGRFLEAHRGREHRDDIVVSGQEINQTTWRLARMNLSLSGMDGAGAGARWADTLAEDLLPDLDADFVMSHPPFNTRNWARRQDDPRWTFGVPPRTNANFAWLQHACAKLAPTGTAAVVLANGSLSTKQSGEGAIRAAMIDQDLVACLIALPERLFPSTAIPACVWILAKDKSPQGASKLTDRRGQVLFVDASRHGSLIDRAQRAFADDEIAAIADIYRAWRGTRSARASNTVYEDVAGLCRSVPLTEIRGCGHVLTPGRYVEVTPLETAPDDAHIARLTHDFLALLDKADNLASDLQQELRNTANGLPWTSTP